The Penaeus chinensis breed Huanghai No. 1 chromosome 16, ASM1920278v2, whole genome shotgun sequence genome window below encodes:
- the LOC125033271 gene encoding uncharacterized protein LOC125033271 gives MDVLKQIHRKYNMYHKYSTIPLLILLPSAVILIADPRRPQELKTAHDTGSSRNLALCHRTFSLHRRNRLSPSSRGESPAGTGVRRPSSLTSDEYLSMGRSLHRSLREDAVKNNLSSPFSEKNEENILRPFMGKYPFIPCTLRHYDAISFGTCLSRRLREKPSLDLFFIGDSKIRNIFGSFLNTTRAMDYNISFMKEAETIKQLIELPWDQFQATQDEKTIHQADQTATSTIHPGLRVSFRFAQFWSRQQFRGSEERRLLLAWINGSLPPPDLVIIGYGSWTLYAPQYLMLPLSNLDILHILLRTHQVVGPLLQKLSRKTLVLFHAETRQRPRAMGKTPSSGKLFSRLAMFSDSLYDWSEMMLRYFLEKRSRDELWDKLLLPGRENLDGEDAEGVWWWDSTLPYHFASVLECNDLHRRNLSHREEYLDPRNNCQDQIHAGANTRYLEVTMLLNLLCNSHVVHEDHFCCS, from the exons ATGGATGTCTTAAAGCAGATACATCGGAAGTACAATATGTATCACAAGTACTCGACGATTCCTCTCCTGATCCTTCTGCCATCGGCTGTGATACTGATAGCTGATCCACGGCGTCCGCAAGAATTAAAGACTGCACACGACACGGGGTCCTCGAGAAACCTTGCTTTATGTCACCGCACGTTCTCCCTGCATCGAAGGAACAGACTCAGTCCTTCGTCCCGCGGGGAGAGTCCAGCGGGCACAGGTGTTCGCAGACCTTCTTCGTTGACGTCCGACGAGTACCTCTCGATGGGGCGGTCGCTGCATCGTTCCCTGCGGGAGGATGCCGTGAAGAATAACCTCTCAAGTCCTTTCagtgagaagaatgaggaaaatatTTTACGACCGTTCATGGGCAAATACCCTTTCATTCCGTGTACACTCCGCCACTATGATGCCATCAGTTTCGGTACCTGTCTGTCCAGACGGCTGCGCGAGAAACCGTCTCTTGACCTTTTCTTCATTGGAGACTCAAAGATAAGAAACATCTTTGGTTCTTTCTTGAACACAACTCGAGCTATGGACTACAATATATCATTTATG aaagaggcagaaacGATAAAACAGCTCATTGAGCTACCATGGGACCAGTTCCAAGCAACGCAGGATGAGAAAACCATTCACCAAGCTGATCAGACTGCCACATCTACCATACATCCTGGCCTTCGTGTCTCATTCAG ATTTGCTCAGTTCTGGTCGCGGCAACAGTTCCGTGGATCCGAAGAACGAAGGCTTCTCTTGGCCTGGATTAATGGCTCGCTGCCTCCCCCGGACTTGGTCATTATAG GTTATGGCTCGTGGACTCTCTATGCCCCGCAGTACCTCATGCTTCCCCTCAGCAACCTGGACATTCTCCACATACTTCTGAGAACTCATCAGGTGGTGGGTCCGCTTCTGCAGAAACTGTCTCGCAAGACCTTGGTGTTATTTCACGCCGAAACTCGCCAGAGGCCGCGCGCGATGGGGAAGACGCCCTCCTCAGGAAAACTGTTTTCTCGGTTGGCCATGTTCAGCGACAGCCTCTATGACTGGAGTGAGATGATGCTGAGGTATTTTCTTGAAAAGCGCTCTCGGGACGAACTTTGGGACAAACTGCTTTTGCCAGGAAGAGAGAATCTTGACGGCGAGGACGCAGAGGGAGTGTGGTGGTGGGACTCGACCCTCCCCTACCACTTCGCCTCCGTCTTAGAGTGCAACGATCTGCACCGCCGCAACCTGTCGCATCGGGAAGAATACCTCGACCCTCGCAACAACTGCCAGGATCAGATACACGCTGGGGCCAACACACGCTACCTTGAAGTTACCATGTTGCTTAATCTTCTATGTAACTCCCACGTGGTGCATGAGGATCATTTCTGCTGCAGCTGA